A window of Microbispora hainanensis genomic DNA:
TCACGCCCAAGCTGGTGGCGGCCTCGTCGGTGTGCGTGGGACTCATGCGGTGGGACGGCGGCCGATGGACGCTGCAGCCGCTCGCCGTACAGGCCAAGGTCAAGCGCGAGGCGGTCGTGGTCGCCACCGGCGACTGGGCGCTCGGCCCCACCGACCCCAAGGCGGCCAAGGCCGAGGCCAGGGCCGCCGACGCGGTCGCCGTACTGCAGGAACGAGCCGGACGGTTGCTGCGACGATGAGCGACGACACCCCCACGACCGGCATCCCCGCAGCCGGTGCCCTCACGACCGGCGTCCCCACGGCCGGTGAAGAGGGACTGCCGAGCGCCGGCAGCTCCACGAGCGACATCCCCGCCGCAGGCGTCTCCGCGACTGGCGTTCCCGCGACCAGCGGCTCTGCGACCGGCGTCCCCACCGCCGGGGAAAGCGACCTGACGAGCGGCGGCATCTCCGTGGCAGGCGAAGGCGGTCTGACGGGCGCCGAGCGCAACCGGCGTCAGGTGCTCTACTGGCGGCTGCTCGCGCGGCTGTTCGACCACGACGAGCAGCCCGCGCTCGAGACCGCCAACGTCGCGGTCGTCGGCGACCTGGGCCTGCCCGCCGGGTTGCTCGACCCGGCCGTTTCGGTCGACTCGCTGGTGCAGCGCTTCCCCGAACTGGCCGCCGAGTTCGAGACCCTGCTCACGCCGGGCGAGCACGTGCCGGGCGGCGAGGTGCGCCGGGCGGCGCTGGTGTCGAAGCTGCTGCTCAACGTCTTCGCCACCGGTTCGGGTGACGTCAGCGCCACCCGGCTCGCGACCTGGCAGAAGGACGCCGCCTGGCTCAAGCGGGCCCTGTGCGCGGGGCAGGTGCCCGGACCGGGATCAGGCGCCGGACCGGGCGCAGGGCCAGGCACCGCGCCGGGAGCGGCGGGCGGCGACTCGGGAGCGGAGGCCGAGAGCGGTCCGGGGGCCGGGCCCACGGCGGGGCACGGGCCGGGTGCCGGGTTCAGGATCGGCGACGACGACCTGGCCAAGGCGCTGGCCGGCATCGAGGCCGAACTTGTCAGCCGCATGCGGCTGCGCGAGGTCCTGGCCGATCCGGCCCTGGCGCGGCAGCTCACGCCCAGCATGTCGCTGGTCGAGCAGTTGCTGCGCGACAAGGCCAACCTGTCGGGGGTGGCGCTGGCCAACGCCAAGGCGCTGATCCGCAGGTTCGTCGACGAGGTCGCCGAAGTGCTGCGCACCCAGGTCGAGAAGGCCAGCGTGGGCGCGATCGACCGGTCGGTGCCGCCGAAGCGGGTGTTCCGCAACCTGGACCTCGACCGCACGATCTGGAAGAACCTCACCAACTACAGCCCCGAAGACCAGCGGCTCTACGTCGACCGGCTCTACTACCGGCGCACCGCGAGGCGTACGACGCCGGCCAGGATGATCGTGGTGGTCGACCAGTCGGGTTCGATGGTCGACGCGATGGTCAACTGCACCATCCTGGCGTCCATCTTCGCCGGGCTGCCCAAGGTCGACGTGCACCTGGTGGCGTACGACACCCGCGCGCTCGACCTCACCCCGTGGGTGCACGATCCGTTCGAGGTGCTGCTGCGCACCCAGCTCGGCGGCGGCACGGACGGCACCGCCGCCCTGGCACTCGCCCAGCCGAAGGTCGCCGACCCCCGCAACACGGTGGTCGTGTGGATCTCGGACTTCTACGAATGGAACAGTCCCGCCGTCTTCGCCGGGATGGAGGCGCTGCACCGGTCCGGCGTACGGCTCATCCCGGTGGGCTCGGTGGACAGCGGCGGCCAGCAGAGCGTCAACCCGTGGTTCCGGCAGAAGCTCAAAGACCTGGGCACGCCGGTGATCTCGGGCCACATCCGCAAGCTCGTGTTCGAACTCAAGAACTTCCTCGCCTAGGAGACCCCCTCACATGACCAACGAGATGCTCCGCGCGCCCGCCGAGGTGAAGTACGCCGAGGAGCTCGACTGGCTGGAGTCGATCGACGACGGCCCCAAGCCGTTCTCCTGGCGGCTCAGCCCCCGAATGGTGCGGCTGTTCGTGCTCGGCAGCGAGCGGTCGGACGGCCTGGACCGTGAGATCCCGCAGAAGTGGTTCGGCGACCGGGGCTTCGTCGAGCGCAGCATCGTGACGCTCGCCTCCGACCGCGGCCTGCTGCTGATCGGCGACCCGGGCACCGGCAAGAGCTGGCTGGCCGAGCTGCTGTCGGCCGCCATCTGCCGCGACTCCACCCTGGTGGTGCAGGGAACGGCGGGCACCACCGAAGACCACATCAAGTATTCGTGGAACGTCTCGATGGTGATCGCCAAGGGCCAGTCCCGCGAGTCGATGATCCCCTCGCCGATCATGACGGCCATGGAGCA
This region includes:
- a CDS encoding VWA domain-containing protein, whose translation is MSDDTPTTGIPAAGALTTGVPTAGEEGLPSAGSSTSDIPAAGVSATGVPATSGSATGVPTAGESDLTSGGISVAGEGGLTGAERNRRQVLYWRLLARLFDHDEQPALETANVAVVGDLGLPAGLLDPAVSVDSLVQRFPELAAEFETLLTPGEHVPGGEVRRAALVSKLLLNVFATGSGDVSATRLATWQKDAAWLKRALCAGQVPGPGSGAGPGAGPGTAPGAAGGDSGAEAESGPGAGPTAGHGPGAGFRIGDDDLAKALAGIEAELVSRMRLREVLADPALARQLTPSMSLVEQLLRDKANLSGVALANAKALIRRFVDEVAEVLRTQVEKASVGAIDRSVPPKRVFRNLDLDRTIWKNLTNYSPEDQRLYVDRLYYRRTARRTTPARMIVVVDQSGSMVDAMVNCTILASIFAGLPKVDVHLVAYDTRALDLTPWVHDPFEVLLRTQLGGGTDGTAALALAQPKVADPRNTVVVWISDFYEWNSPAVFAGMEALHRSGVRLIPVGSVDSGGQQSVNPWFRQKLKDLGTPVISGHIRKLVFELKNFLA